A single region of the Lycium barbarum isolate Lr01 chromosome 2, ASM1917538v2, whole genome shotgun sequence genome encodes:
- the LOC132627539 gene encoding 7-deoxyloganetin glucosyltransferase-like: MCSVGAENLDKPHAVCIPYPAQGHINPMLKLAKILHHKGFHITFVNTEHNHRRLLKSRGPDALKGLPSFRFETIPDGLPPCDPDTTQDIPSLSKSTSTTCLGPFKELLTKLNNTSSPNVPPVSCIVSDGAMSFTLFAAQDFGIPEVLFRTPSACGLLAYKHYRHLVEKGYTPLKDESYLTNGYMETTLDWIPGMKGIRLRDLPSFIRTTNPEEYMVKFVIQETERSKNASAIVVNTFEPLEREVLESLQTLLPPIYAVGPLHLLVKHVEDKNLEDLGSNLWKEETKCLEWLDSKKLNSVVYVNFGSITLMTPNQLIEFAWGLANSQLEFLWIIRPDIVSGEKAVFPPAFLEETKERGMLASWCLQEQVLGHPAIGGFLTHSGWNSTLESISSGVPMICWPFFAEQQTNCWFCCRRWGIGMEIDNNVKRDEVENLVRELMTGEKGKEMKKKALEWKKLAVEAVEKPTGSSYVNIDKLINEILLSPKITRQ; this comes from the exons atgtgttcCGTTGGTGCTGAAAATTTAGACAAGCCTCATGCAGTTTGCATACCATATCCTGCCCAAGGCCACATTAACCCAATGTTAAAGTTGGCCAAAATCCTGCATCACAAAGGATTTCATATCACCTTTGTCAACACTGAACACAATCATAGGCGTCTCCTTAAGTCTCGAGGCCCCGATGCCCTCAAGGGCTTGCCATCTTTTCGATTCGAGACCATTCCTGATGGCCTCCCACCATGTGACCCTGATACTACCCAAGACATTCCTTCCCTATCTAAATCCACTTCTACTACTTGTTTAGGTCCTTTCAAAGAGTTGCTTACAAAGCTCAATAATACTTCTTCGCCTAACGTGCCACCTGTCTCGTGCATCGTTTCTGATGGTGCAATGAGCTTCACTCTCTTTGCTGCTCAAGATTTCGGCATCCCTGAAGTTCTCTTTCGGACCCCAAGTGCTTGTGGTTTATTAGCTTACAAGCATTACCGCCATCTTGTTGAGAAAGGATACACACCACttaaag ATGAAAGTTACTTGACAAATGGGTACATGGAGACAACTTTGGACTGGATACCAGGCATGAAAGGAATACGTTTGAGGGATCTTCCAAGTTTCATTAGAACTACTAATCCAGAAGAATACATGGTCAAATTCGTCATCCAAGAAACAGAGAGATCGAAAAATGCTTCTGCTATCGTTGTCAATACATTTGAGCCATTAGAGAGAGAAGTTCTTGAATCACTTCAAACACTTCTTCCTCCTATCTACGCCGTTGGGCCATTGCATTTGCTCGTGAAACATGTTGAGGACAAAAATTTGGAGGACTTGGGATCGAATCTGTGGAAAGAAGAAACCAAGTGTCTAGAGTGGCTAGATTCCAAGAAACTAAATTCTGTTGTGTATGTCAATTTTGGAAGTATCACTCTCATGACACCGAATCAACTTATAGAATTCGCCTGGGGACTTGCCAATAGCCAGCTGGAATTTTTGTGGATAATTAGGCCTGATATTGTATCAGGCGAAAAAGCAGTTTTTCCACCTGCATTCCTGGAAGAAACTAAAGAAAGAGGGATGCTGGCAAGTTGGTGCCTGCAAGAACAAGTCCTTGGCCACCCTGCTATTGGAGGGTTCTTGACTCATAGTGGATGGAATTCGACACTCGAAAGCATTAGCAGCGGGGTGCCAATGATTTGCTGGCCATTCTTTGCAGAACAACAAACAAATTGTTGGTTTTGTTGCAGGCGATGGGGAATAGGAATGGAGATTGACAATAATGTGAAGAGGGACGAAGTTGAAAACCTTGTGAGAGAATTGATGACGGGGGAGAAAGGCAAAGAGATGAAGAAAAAAgcactggaatggaagaaattaGCTGTGGAAGCTGTTGAAAAACCAACAGGATCATCTTATGTGAACATAGACAAATTGATCAATGAAATTCTACTCTCCCCCAAAATCACTAGGCAATAG
- the LOC132627540 gene encoding 7-deoxyloganetin glucosyltransferase-like: MCPIGAENLDKPHAVCIPYPAQGHISPMLKLAKILHHKGFHITFVNTEHNHRRLLKSRGPDALKGLPSFRFETIPDGLPPCDPDATQDIPSLCKSTTTTCLGPFKELLTELNNTSSSNVSPVSCIISDGSMSFTLAAAQDLGIPEVFFWTPSACGLLAYMHYRDLVEKGYTPLKDESYLTNGYLETTLNWVQGMEGIRLRDLPSFIRTANPEEYMIKYAIQETGRSKLASAIVVNTFESLEREVLESLQTLLPPIYTIGPLHLLMEHVDDKNLEDLGSNLWKEDMACLDWLDSKKPNSVVYVNFGSITVMTPVQLIEFAWGLADSQMEFLWIIRPDIVSGEQAILPPEFVEETKERGMLTSWCPQEQVLSHPAIGGFLTHSGWSSTLESIGSGVPMICWPFFAEQQTNCWFCCRRWGIGMEIDNNVKRDEVESLVRELMVGEKGKEMKKKAMEWKKLAEEAAEKSTGSSYVNMDKMINEILLKH, translated from the exons ATGTGTCCCATTGGTGCTGAAAATTTAGACAAGCCTCATGCAGTTTGCATACCATATCCTGCCCAAGGCCACATTAGCCCAATGTTAAAGTTGGCCAAAATCCTGCATCACAAGGGCTTTCATATCACCTTTGTCAACACTGAACACAACCATAGGCGTCTCCTTAAGTCTCGAGGTCCCGATGCCCTCAAGGGCTTGCCATCTTTTCGATTCGAGACCATTCCTGATGGCCTCCCACCATGTGACCCTGATGCCACCCAAGACATTCCTTCTCTATGTAAATCCACTACCACTACTTGTTTAGGTCCGTTCAAAGAGTTGCTTACAGAGCTCAATAATACTTCTTCATCTAATGTGTCACCTGTCTCGTGCATCATTTCCGATGGTTCAATGAGCTTCACTCTGGCTGCTGCTCAAGATTTGGGCATCCCTGAAGTTTTCTTTTGGACCCCAAGTGCTTGTGGGTTATTAGCTTATATGCATTACCGCGACCTTGTTGAGAAAGGATATACTCCACTTAAAG ATGAAAGTTACTTGACAAATGGGTATCTGGAGACAACTTTGAATTGGGTACAGGGCATGGAAGGAATACGTTTGAGGGATCTTCCAAGTTTCATTAGAACTGCAAATCCAGAAGAATACATGATCAAATACGCCATCCAAGAAACTGGGAGAAGCAAACTGGCTTCAGCGATTGTTGTCAATACATTTGAGTCATTAGAGAGGGAAGTTCTTGAATCACTTCAAACACTTCTTCCTCCGATCTACACCATTGGGCCCTTGCACCTTCTTATGGAACACGTCGATGACAAGAATTTGGAGGACTTAGGATCAAATCTTTGGAAAGAAGATATGGCGTGTCTGGACTGGCTTGATTCCAAGAAACCAAATTCTGTCGTTTATGTCAATTTTGGGAGTATCACTGTCATGACTCCGGTTCAACTTATCGAATTCGCCTGGGGACTTGCTGATAGCCAGATGGAATTTTTGTGGATCATAAGGCCGGATATTGTGTCAGGGGAACAAGCAATTCTTCCACCCGAGTTCGTAGAAGAAACTAAAGAAAGAGGGATGTTAACAAGTTGGTGCCCGCAAGAACAAGTCCTTAGCCACCCCGCAATTGGAGGGTTCTTGACTCACAGTGGATGGAGTTCGACACTCGAAAGCATTGGCAGTGGGGTGCCAATGATTTGTTGGCCATTCTTCGCAGAACAGCAGACAAATTGTTGGTTTTGTTGCAGGCGATGGGGaattggaatggaaatagacaaTAATGTGAAAAGGGACGAAGTTGAAAGTCTTGTGAGAGAGTTGATGGTCGGCGAGAAAGGCAAAGAGATGAAGAAAAAGGCCATGGAATGGAAGAAATTGGCTGAAGAAGCTGCTGAAAAATCAACAGGATCATCTTATGTGAATATGGATAAAATGATAAACGAAATTCTACTCAAACATTAG